Proteins encoded together in one Passer domesticus isolate bPasDom1 chromosome 6, bPasDom1.hap1, whole genome shotgun sequence window:
- the RAD51 gene encoding DNA repair protein RAD51 homolog 1, with protein sequence MAMQMQLEASADTSAEEESFGPQLISRLEQCGINANDVKKLEEAGFHTVEAVAYAPKKELLNIKGISEAKADKILAEAAKLVPMGFTTATEFHQRRSEIIQITTGSKELDKLLQGGIETGSITELFGEFRTGKTQLCHTLAVTCQLPIDRGGGEGKAMYIDTEGTFRPERLLAVAERYGLSGSDVLDNVAYARGFNTDHQTQLLYQASAMMAESRYALLIVDSATALYRTDYSGRGELSARQMHLARFLRMLLRLADEFGVAVVITNQVVAQVDGAAMFAADPKKPIGGNIIAHASTTRLYLRKGRGETRICKIYDSPCLPEAEAMFAINADGVGDAKD encoded by the exons ATGGCCATGCAGATGCAGCTCGAGGCCAGTGCAGACAcctcagcagaggaggagagCTTTGGGCCACAGCTCATATCCAGGTTGGAG CAATGTGGCATAAATGCCAACGATGTGAAGAAGCTGGAAGAAGCTGGATTTCACACAGTGGAGGCCGTGGCTTATGCACCAAAGAAGGAGCTGCTGAACATTAAAGGCATCAGCGAAGCCAAAGCTGACAAAATCTTG GCTGAGGCTGCCAAACTGGTTCCCATGGGCTTCACCACGGCCACAGAATTCCACCAGCGGCGGTCGGAGATCATCCAGATCACCACTGGCTCCAAGGAGCTGGATAAGCTGCTCCAAG GAGGAATAGAAACAGGGTCCATAACAGAATTATTCGGGGAATTCCGTACTGGGAAGACGCAGCTGTGTCACACCCTGGCCGTCACCTGTCAG CTCCCCATAGACCGCGGCGGCGGCGAGGGCAAAGCCATGTACATCGACACGGAGGGGACCTTCCGTCCTGAGCGGCTCCTGGCCGTGGCTGAAAG GTATGGCCTGTCTGGCAGTGATGTCCTGGACAACGTGGCCTACGCTCGGGGCTTTAACACCGACCACCAGACCCAGCTGCTGTACCAGGCCTCGGCCATGATGGCTGAGTCACG GTACGCGCTGCTGATCGTGGACAGCGCCACGGCCCTGTACCGCACGGATTACTCGGGAAGGGGGGAGCTCTCTGCCAGGCAGAtgcacctggccaggttcctgcggATGCTGCTGCGCCTGGCGGACGAG TTCGGCGTGGCCGTGGTCATCACGAACCAGGTGGTGGCACAGGTGGACGGAGCTGCCATGTTTGCTGCAGATCCCAAAAAGCCCATCGGAGGCAATATCATTGCTCATGCTTCCACCACCAG GCTGTACCTGCGGAAAGGCCGAGGCGAGACCAGGATCTGTAAAATCTACGACTCTCCGTGCCTGCCCGAGGCTGAGGCCATGTTTGCTATCAACGCCGACGGAGTGGGAGATGCTAAAGACTGA